A region from the Terriglobia bacterium genome encodes:
- a CDS encoding NnrS family protein, with product MERTITREKALSTLLMTYILTGLAFMLLPGTFLGVWNLISISKLQAAQSVAPGWIQAHGHAQIFGWVATFILGIGFYSIPKLRKMQPFSLWRAWVCWVLWTTGVLLRWGATIQPWHWRALLPLSALLELAAFALFFFTIGPAHATIKNEKMAWDTWVYVVIAATAGLLLTLLLQVLETFSLALSGASPAFPHLFDQRYLVVATWGFLVPMVWGFSARWVTVFLGLRPLRSRLLTLAVVANSLGVLAALFGAFALAADVLLAGALCAGAAIRIFEPPVKTPKVGGVHSSFPYFVRSAFVWLGISALLGIWASRNLLGSAGILGASRHALTVGFVAAMVFSVGQRILPSFCGMRVLASPRLMFAGLALLMTGCTLRVGSEILAYQNFAAWAWKLLPVSAIIEMTAVTLFAVNLGWTFLRPPVVAPSPLTQFAE from the coding sequence ATGGAGCGCACCATCACGCGCGAGAAGGCGCTCTCCACGCTGCTGATGACCTACATCCTGACCGGGCTGGCCTTCATGCTCTTGCCGGGAACCTTTCTCGGCGTCTGGAACCTGATTTCCATCAGCAAGCTGCAGGCGGCCCAGTCGGTGGCTCCCGGCTGGATTCAGGCGCACGGTCACGCCCAGATCTTCGGCTGGGTGGCGACGTTCATTCTAGGCATCGGTTTTTATTCCATCCCCAAGCTGCGCAAGATGCAGCCGTTTTCGCTCTGGCGCGCATGGGTTTGCTGGGTGCTGTGGACGACGGGCGTCCTGCTGCGTTGGGGCGCGACCATCCAGCCCTGGCACTGGCGCGCGCTGCTGCCCCTTTCCGCGTTGCTCGAGCTGGCGGCCTTCGCCCTGTTTTTCTTCACCATCGGCCCCGCGCATGCCACCATCAAAAATGAAAAAATGGCCTGGGACACCTGGGTGTATGTGGTCATTGCGGCCACGGCCGGACTGCTGCTCACCCTGCTCCTCCAGGTCTTGGAAACATTCTCGCTCGCGCTGAGTGGCGCCTCTCCCGCCTTTCCGCATCTCTTCGACCAGCGCTATCTCGTCGTCGCCACCTGGGGATTCCTCGTGCCGATGGTCTGGGGATTCAGCGCCCGCTGGGTGACCGTGTTTCTCGGGCTGCGGCCGCTGCGTTCGAGGCTGCTGACTCTGGCCGTCGTGGCGAATTCTCTCGGCGTCCTGGCTGCGCTTTTCGGAGCCTTCGCCCTGGCCGCCGATGTGCTCCTCGCGGGCGCCCTCTGCGCGGGAGCGGCGATCCGCATCTTCGAACCGCCGGTGAAAACGCCCAAGGTTGGCGGCGTGCATTCCAGCTTTCCGTATTTCGTGCGGAGCGCCTTCGTCTGGCTGGGCATCTCCGCGCTGCTGGGCATCTGGGCCTCGCGGAATCTCCTGGGGAGCGCCGGGATTCTGGGGGCTTCGCGGCACGCCCTGACCGTCGGCTTCGTCGCGGCCATGGTGTTCAGCGTGGGGCAGAGGATTCTGCCGTCGTTCTGCGGAATGCGCGTGCTGGCCAGCCCGCGGCTGATGTTCGCCGGGCTGGCGCTGTTGATGACCGGCTGCACGCTGCGGGTCGGCTCGGAAATCCTGGCCTATCAGAACTTCGCAGCCTGGGCCTGGAAGCTCCTGCCCGTCTCCGCCATCATCGAAATGACCGCCGTGACGCTCTTCGCGGTCAATCTTGGCTGGACGTTCCTGCGCCCGCCGGTCGTCGCACCCAGCCCGCTCACCCAATTTGCGGAGTAA